Proteins encoded within one genomic window of Flavobacterium oreochromis:
- a CDS encoding non-canonical purine NTP diphosphatase, with translation MKIVFASNNQNKIKEIQKLIPNSIQILSLKDINCLVDIPETAMTIEGNACLKANYITEHYGYACFADDSGLEVDVLNGQPGVFSARYAGEEKDDQKNIEKLLTVLSEETNRTANFKTVIALNLEGQQYLFTGIADGIIADEPKGVNGFGYDPIFIPKGYENTFAQMTLEEKSKISHRAKAVKQLIEFINSFKISE, from the coding sequence ATGAAAATAGTCTTTGCATCTAACAATCAGAATAAAATAAAGGAAATTCAAAAATTAATCCCTAATAGCATTCAAATATTGAGTTTGAAAGATATAAATTGTTTAGTAGATATTCCTGAAACAGCTATGACAATTGAAGGAAATGCTTGTCTTAAAGCAAACTATATTACTGAGCATTACGGTTATGCTTGTTTTGCTGATGACAGTGGTTTAGAAGTAGATGTTCTTAATGGTCAACCAGGTGTTTTTTCAGCAAGATATGCTGGGGAAGAAAAAGATGATCAAAAAAATATAGAAAAACTTTTAACTGTATTATCTGAAGAAACAAATCGTACAGCTAATTTTAAAACAGTTATAGCATTGAATTTAGAAGGGCAACAGTATTTATTTACAGGAATTGCGGATGGAATTATAGCAGATGAGCCAAAAGGAGTTAATGGGTTTGGTTATGATCCTATTTTTATTCCTAAAGGTTATGAAAATACTTTTGCTCAGATGACACTTGAAGAAAAATCAAAAATTAGTCATAGAGCAAAAGCAGTTAAACAATTGATAGAATTTATAAATTCATTTAAAATTTCTGAATAG
- a CDS encoding DUF7935 family protein → MNSINLLEIAAYTIPSIVTAAVAYYFFQAYFKDQQNMRYWLLQKENQKESLPLKLQAYERMALFLERINPSKLLMRVAPMNEDKMLYAVFLIDHIEQELEHNITQQIYLTDNCWNVILTAKNTIVHNIQKIAKNDDIKNADDLRQIIINQLANQESPTTVALAYLKKEIGQVL, encoded by the coding sequence ATGAATTCAATAAACCTATTAGAGATTGCAGCCTATACGATTCCTTCTATAGTAACAGCTGCTGTTGCCTATTATTTTTTTCAAGCTTATTTTAAAGATCAACAAAATATGCGCTATTGGTTATTGCAAAAAGAAAATCAAAAAGAATCCTTGCCTTTAAAACTACAAGCCTATGAGAGAATGGCTTTGTTTTTAGAGCGTATTAATCCCTCTAAATTATTAATGCGTGTAGCACCAATGAATGAAGATAAAATGCTTTATGCTGTTTTTTTAATAGATCATATAGAACAAGAACTAGAACATAATATCACACAACAAATATATTTAACAGATAATTGTTGGAATGTTATTTTAACTGCTAAGAATACGATTGTGCATAACATTCAAAAAATAGCTAAAAATGATGATATAAAAAATGCAGATGATTTGCGTCAAATAATTATTAATCAGTTAGCAAACCAAGAATCACCTACTACAGTAGCTCTTGCGTATTTAAAAAAAGAAATTGGACAAGTTTTATAG
- a CDS encoding carboxypeptidase-like regulatory domain-containing protein, with translation MKQVLIALLLGFSVIGYSQNILKGKVTNGNKEQIKGVLISIPELHKEVMTDESGNFKFDKLASGSFSVIFSHPNYDVYTSIIVLNKKKIFTM, from the coding sequence ATGAAACAAGTTTTAATAGCCCTTTTGCTAGGGTTTAGCGTTATTGGATATAGTCAAAATATTTTAAAAGGAAAAGTAACAAATGGTAATAAAGAACAAATAAAAGGGGTTTTAATTTCAATACCTGAATTGCATAAAGAGGTAATGACAGATGAATCAGGTAATTTTAAATTTGATAAACTAGCTTCAGGATCCTTTTCTGTTATTTTTTCTCATCCTAATTACGACGTTTATACTTCAATTATAGTGTTAAATAAAAAGAAAATATTTACGATGTAG